The nucleotide sequence CAACTGATTGCAAAACGATAACCGATGTCTAACatgaaaataatttattatttgataagAATGCTATAGCTCATTGTAGTTGATTGTGCATCTTCATGCAGTTAAGTTCAGTGCATGCATGCATGCGAAATTCATATGATACGATACATGCATGAAAAGATTCTTGATACAAAGTAAGGGTTGAAGTATACAATGACTATGACACCTAAAAATGAAACAACAAAAGTTGCTGCAAAACTCCACATGAAGTTGTCTCTGAACTCATTTTCCTCTGCATGAAGATCTGAATGCATTACCGATTCTCCACCAGAGATTGAAGTACAACTATGCTGCAATGGAGGTCCACAAAGAAGAGGGTTCCCTTCATAACTACTCTCTCCAAAAGTTGCAAACTGGTATTTGGTCTCCGGTGTTGTTCCAGACAGATTATTGTAAGCCACAGAGAATATTGACAAGCTATATAGCTCTACTAATTTTGAAGGAATGTGACCAACCAATTTGTTATGTGAAAGATCCAAGCTTTCTACTTGCTTGAGGTTAGAAAATGTTTCTGGGATAGGACCACTTAAATGGTTATTTGACAAGTTTAAGGTATGAATGCTACTAAGGTTTCCAATTTGATGAGGAATTGCACCTGTTAACATGTTACAAGAGAGGTCTATTCCTGACATATAGTACAATATGTTTCCCTTGTATGATTCTAACCTACTCTTTGACATGAATTCCACTTCTTGTTCCTCGTCCGAGACGAGACCTTGGATATCGATGCCATTATCTACATGAAGTAGATTTTCAGATATGTACTTGGTGAATTTGATGGGGAACATTATGAAATACTCACCAAATATGATATTGTCTAATGGATCCAAGAGTCCTGAAGATGCATCATTCAAGCATGAAGGTATCTCCCCAGAGAATGTATTGTGTGAAAGGTCTAATATGCTTATGTGCCTTAGTTGACACATCACAGTGGGAATGGAACCTTCAAGGTTGTTACCCTTTAGAAGGAGAATTCTCAAGTTTGAAAAAGTGCCAATCCAACTTGGAATTTCACCTGAGAATTTGTTGTTCATCAAGTCCAATGTCAATAGCAAGGAAGAGTTGGCCAAAGCATTGGGAATGGGTCCTGAGAACTGATTTCCCTGCAGATGTAAGTACCTCAACTTTGACATGTCAAAACAACTTGGCAAAGTTCCATTGAAATTGTTCTTAGACAGGTCTAAATATGTAAGCCTGTTTAGTTTgcaaagttcttgaggtatgacACCCTGCAAATTATTCTGGGACAACAGTAGAGAACTCAATTGTTGAAAGCTTCCAATCCAACCTGGTAGCTCTCCATTGAGATGATTGTAGCTCATGTCTAGTACTCTTAGCAGAGAACTATTCATGAACACATCTGAGATCTCTCCGGTGAAGCGATTATTGTCCAGGCGCAAAACACGCAATTGGCCTAACTCGGCTTTAGAAGACAATATTGGACCAAACAGGTTATTCTTAGATAACTTCAGAAACTCCAATGACTTCACACCTTCCAAGAACTCAGCCGGCAATAGGCCAGACAAACTGTTTGATGACAAATCTAATATCATAAGCAGGGCCATATGTCCCATTGAAGCTGGAATGACACCATGCAATTCAGATTTGGACATGTTCAAGACTCTTAAATTCTGAAAGATGGTGCCAACACAACTGGGAATTTCGCTTTTGATAGGATTGTGTGAAATATCCAAAGTATTCATATCTTGATATCTTGAAGTACAATTGAGCTCAAGGGGTCCAGTCAAGAAATTGTTACCAAGATCAAGAACTTCTAGTCTTGTGTTATTTATCAGTATCAAGTGGGGGAACCTTCCTATGATGCTGTCATAGCTAAGATCAATCACTCTTAAGTCATTTTGGTATAAAAGAAAGCTAGGAATGCCCTTGGTGTGTTCATTGAGCGTGCAATTCGATAAGCGCAAGACCTTTAATTGAAACAAAGGGATGAAAGGAGGATTCTCAGTTTCAACCTTCAATTGAGAATTGTAGCTAAACAGATCAAAGACTTCAAGGTTAGAGTGATTGGCAAGTGAACTGAAGCTAAAGGAGCCTCGGAAATAGTTATTAGATAGAGAAACATATGATAGTGATTTGAGACTAGACATGAACAAAGAAGGGAAAACTCCTTGAAACTGATTATGTGCAACATCAAATACATGGAGAGATGTTAGGTTGCTAAAACATAGTGGAATCTGTCCTACAAACTGGTTGTGGCTAAGGTCCAGGTGCTGAAGATTCTTGAGCTTACATAAGCCTCCTGCATAAAGGGAAATTTGTGATCTTGCAGTAATTTTGTGCATGGTTAAGACTAATAGCAAGAGTTCTTAAAAGTTAAATTATATATGTGAATAAAACTCACCTTGAGTTGGTAAAGAGCCAACTAAATTATTCatagaaagagagagagcttGCAAAGATGTAATGTTTCCAATTGATCCTGGTAGGCTTCCAGAGAGTAAATTATTCCCAAGATCTAGGACCTCCAACTTGCTTAAAGTAGAAATTTCTTTAATCaggccaaaaaaaaaaacacactttTGAGTATCCAAAAGATTCACAAGAAATTATCAAACCATACAATAAATGCAATCTTTCTCCAAGTGTTACCTTGCAGAAAATGAAAATTGGTGAGACCTGTGAAAGATAGATCTAACATCTGAACCACTGGCAATTCATCCAAAGATGGAACTTGAGTTAAAGGGTTCCCCTTTAAACTAAGAACTTGCAAGTTGTTTAATCTGATAACACCATTTACACCTGCCCCAGAGCTATTGAAAGTtacaaatatgaagaaaaaaaccAGCCATAAGACCATAACCAAATTCAATACAATCATATCATAGGTATATACAAATAATACCTGTCAAATAGTTCCAGGACAAGTCTAACACTTGAAGTTCAGAGAAGGGAAGCAGATAAGAAGCATTTAAGGACCAATATGCATTATTAGCGAGTTCAACATCTCTTATCTTATCAAGAACAAGTTGTGTTACTACTGGCCTTGGGTTTGTGGTGGTGTTGTCACATATGACCCTCTCCCAATCACAGCAATCATTGTTGTTGTGGCTATCCCAAGTAGGTAAGGCAGTTCCATTAGGATCATTGATAGCATCTTTTAACTTCAAAAGTGCAATCCTTTCTCCCTCACTGCATGCATGTCCTATATTCCTATCATTCACCATAACAACCATCATGCAAACCACTAGTCCCAAAGCCCACCTCAACAATAATGTTATACAAAGATCCATGCTTCGGATATAATTAATCTACTAGTTTAAAGTTTAAACCTTACTTTAAATTTGTATATAGTTGCTATTGATGGATGTGCTGTTAGTTGTTACTTATCTTTGTCCAAATTAAAAGTGGGGAAGACTAAATATTCATGGCTAGACTTGAGTCTTGACTTTTGACTAGCACAGTGGGTCATTGCCCTGTGAAAGTGGAACGTGGATGATATTTTATTTGTTCTGAAACTTTGAAATCAATGGAACTGCTCACATTCCATTGTTTGGTACCACACACGTAACTGCCCTAATTCTACCCCCTTCCTGTACGATAGATACGCCTTGTCATGCTCTAGAAACATCGGGAAAAAACACTAGGAAAATTAAATTGATGTGCGATATCAGTTCAGCTACACATCTAAGTGTTTTTGGCAACTAAATCCAACCAAATTGTCTCAAATTCAACAAAAATTACTCTCATCATACTAGCATATACACACGCGCGTTTCAATAACGCAAAACATATTCTTCTTCGTCTTTGTCTTTGCGTTCtttgttcttccttcttctttttagcttttcTCTTTCTCCGTCTTcgcatttcttcttctttttcgctttcttctttcttcttcttcgcgtgtttcttttattgttgttgcgtttttcttttcttgcttttaaCTGAGGTTCATTTGGATGCACAAATGAATTCCATgggtttttgttgatgattgagtttcTTTTATTGCTTGatcaaaattgaactaatttcggttcatttttaaattaatttagattCACTTGATGATGTTGATAAgcttactaaattttttattccttagcCTGTTTGGAATGCATCTGATTTGAAATCATAGATGAATTGAATTCTATTCCTTGCTTTGGAATAGAAAAAAGCATGAAGTTGAATTCCGGTGATAATTTCAATTCTCATTTTACCCCGTTTACAAATCAGACCTACTTTGGTCtgatttcaaaatcaattctcacCTAAATCTCACTTAAACTATGCAATATCAAAAATACCCCTATCTAAATTATACTTAATATTTATTGAGGGGTAAAAATGTCTTAGAAAAATAATGTAATTCATCAACAAGTCATTCCAAACAATAGAATTCAATTCTATCTCATTAAATGAGTTAGTTGTTCCAAACTATGGAATTGAATTCTAATTCCATCATTTAAAGGTGTCCAAACAGGCTGtaagtaatttcggtttatttcttagtttaattgaggttcatttgaatcCAGAAATAAATTGTACGTGTTTTTGTTGATTATTTAGTCTTTTTTATTACTTGttcaaaactaaactaatttCCATTCATTTGtatgttaattgaggttcacttgatactgctgataagtattgactaaattttttattccttaaataattttggttcatttcttagtttatttgagaTCCATTTGAATTTAGAAATAACTTCGATGTGTTTGTCTTAATTGAGGTTCACTGACCAAATTTTTTAGCGATgaagaatgaaattattcattatcattTTATTCAATTGTATTAGATTCCACTCCATTCCATTCAATTAGTTTATATTTAAACAAGCAGTACAAAAATTCAATCATCAACTAAAACACATCAAATTCATTTCTAGATCcaaatgaatctcaattaaattaataaatgaaccgaaattacttaagaaataaaaaaattagtcaatACTTATCAGAAGCATCAAATGATCTTCAATTACCAATGAGTTATATCTCAAAttgcatagtctccccatactcatttaagaggtcgcgggttcgagtctccctatctttagtaaaaaaaatgatCCTCAATTAGTATACAAATAAACTGAAATTAGTTCAAATTTGAACAAATAACTCAATCATTAACAATTATAGACccatacataaataattatatctttaataTACTCTCTTAAATAATTTCTTTTTGAGTTTACATAAATATTATATAGGTGTTCtttctccttttatttcttttatgaTGAAATTTTCTTTCGGTAATAGAAACTGTGATATTACTGTATAaagtaatatttttaaaaaatttaaactgaTAAAAAAAAGAGATTCAAACTTCGcgtcttttttttaaaatattttttagtaattaaaattcaatatatataattgattaaattgtattatttttgtcaaaattaaattagacaaattaatttgataaaaaaattgaTGAACTAAATTTTGAACCaatctaaattaattttttttttataaaaaatgactacaatattcttattatagaaaatgacaaaatactcttattatatattattaattttattttatgaactCACTCTTTTTAtatattagtaatttttttttatgaactctaaattctaactcttctcttctctctaggccGTCAAGGGATTAAGATTTAGGTTTTTCAAAGTTTATAGTTCATTGATTTTTTTGGTCAAATCAATTTGTATAATCTAATTATAACAGAAATAATACAGTTTAAACGTCTTTTATGTGAGTGGCTCACATGTAAAAGTCTTACATTCAACCTGAAACTCAAGTAATCTTATTGGGCTACTAAGGTGAAGTATACAGTGTACACAATGTTCATCTCAATTGGCTAGCCTGATGTTGAGCCTTCTGAGCCATATAGAGTGAAGAATCATATGCAACACATCGAACGGCTTAGCCGGTCGATTCAACTGAAAATGTGTCTGCACTTGTAACACCCTCCTTTGCATCTTGGAGTACTTCTTGTACGACACACCTTTCAATATGTTCTTGATCTCAGCTATCTTCTCCGATGGAACATGCAGCGAGAACTTGCTCCAGTCAAGAACATCACTGAACGGAAGCTCATAGTAATCCGAAACAATCACAGGAACACACCCTGCGTTAATGGACTCCACGATTCTAGGACTTGCAACTTCGTAGCCACTCGGACAGAGACAGAACATGCTCTGTCCCATGAGAGCCTTGTAGTCAGCGCCACGTGGAAGGTACTCGTGGACTTGGACCTCTTTGTCTTTGTCCTTCCAGTGATCTAGAAGCTTCTTCCTTATGCTACCGTGAGACCCTCCGGCGAAGAAAGCGAGTATTGTTTTGTGGTTATGGCCGTGGTGGTGGTTGTTTATTGGGTGCAGTTGGGAAAGGTGGTAAGGCACTTTGATTTCGGGAATTGAGACATCTTTGCTGGGATTGAATTCTTCTGAGTTGTTAGCATTGCATAGAACTCTTATTATGTTCTTGAATAACTTTTTCCCTAATTTCTTTCTTGAGATTTCTGGTGCCTGCAACAATCAACACACATGCATGCATTCATTCCAATTTCTGTATCATAGTACAGTTTTTAtgttgaaaacataaaattgttgCTTGCATAATTTGAATCAGTTAAGATGCTATCATGGACTTAATTCTTGTGGACATCTACTATCATCTCGTCACACCAAGGAATTTTGTATCATGATGCAGAATGTTACATAAGTTTAATTCATAAAGGCTTCAACAGAGTCAATTGATCTTAAACTAATTTACGTATGGGCTTAACTCACTTCTAGATTCACATTAATTATTGAATGATTATATATCTGATTTAAGTAAAATTTATAAAATGTTAaatgacaaataataataaataagttGATTCGGCATGTCAATGAATCAATAGAAAAGTAGTAGGAAACTATGCATGAATCAATAGGGAATTTATATCTTGTTGCTGAATTTGACTATGAAATACACAGAGCTGTTGGTAATTATGCACATGAAcatatttttatgaaaaatagttaaaaatattaaataatttaatatattaactATCATCTTTatcagaaaatatattttttatgtgaGTAGCCATCAAAATTATTAACGATTTTGTTAGGTAAACAATGACTTTTGTAAACAATGTAAACAATAGACTTTAAAATTgatccaataaaataaaaaacactccACTCCTAAATTACCTCATAAACCTTAACATTAGGATAATCATCTGcacacctaatgaattgaacattcaACTATTGTTAAATGTGcatgagtaaatcgaatcaaaagaagtaaccatctaattaaaaataatgaacataatcatctgcatacctattgaattgaacatccaacatattcattgttcacattgtttaatattttttttttgaaataaaggaGCTCAACACAATAGAGTGGAGCAAACTTAAAGACAACTAGACGATCAACACCTAAAAAAATACAACATAAAGACTCTCCATATCATCTCCAGCAtagtatttttattgtctacTTATACTTTTCCAATTAAATTACTAATTACTTGTGAGCTTAAAAAAGGAGTTTAACTCAAATGATTATTGAGATTAGTCATGTgcactaaaatattttttgaaatcttaattacatcaattatatttttaaaattagtaaaaGTGCTCCATATTAATCTATCAATTTTTTTGTCAAGTGCAAATATGAATTAATTTGGTGCatttttactaattttaaaaatataattaatacaattataattttaaaaactaatttaatataCGGCGTATTTAAAAACTATTTTGAAACTTAACTCGGAGTAAAAATAAGTACCCAGTCATGGCAAGAGGCTATGAAATGGTCAGCGCCGTTGGTCCTATTCCAGTAAGGGTGTTTGCGGACTATGGTCTGGGTGTAATCAATGACGACTCTCATCAGTGGGCCGCGAGAGTAGCTCACCAGAGGACGGTAAAGATAATGTACGATCTCCGCCACGCTTACGGGCATCATGAACGCGTGGGCCTCCTCTGGGCTATGGGCCCAGAATGGGCTTGAATCATTTTCTAATTCGGACATCAACTGTCCCTCAATCCCGTAGATGTCTTTCATGGGCCATTCATGGAAGAATGGTGGTTCTCCTTCTCTGTAAGTCCACACTTTGAATCTCTTCACCATCTCTAAGTGACTCCTGAAGGTAAAAATCAACgcaaaatttcaaaacaaaataaaaatatcaattaaTACCAATAtataacaatattttttaaaatgtctcaatcattaaaattttagattttattcatttattttttttaaagaaagaaaCACGTATCTCGCCATGCCGTATACTTAATCATAATTgatagagtatatgtgaaatcTAAATTTCATAACATgcccccccaaaaaaaaaaaaaattaacgtttATGATTGATTACCTTTTATTatgaatttatatttatatatttcctTTCGGTTCAAGATCTAGATGATCATACTTCAGAGGTAAACGTGTGACCTAATCATattcccatatatatatatatagctccaAGGGATAGAAAGGGAGCAAATGGAATAATGCGAGTGAAT is from Arachis ipaensis cultivar K30076 chromosome B01, Araip1.1, whole genome shotgun sequence and encodes:
- the LOC107615327 gene encoding probable glycosyltransferase At5g20260: MASSSPSTLLTTNSRLVFSVTMMFIILFFLAICAYNSRVELGLLLPLKTTLHSKHAPNNVLQQQQQHSIPPLMPPSSPSHDVSHDSTSGIIRKKRNNNSLVRIEKDLAEARGAILRAIRMRKFTSEKEENFVPIGPVYRNPYAFHQSHLEMVKRFKVWTYREGEPPFFHEWPMKDIYGIEGQLMSELENDSSPFWAHSPEEAHAFMMPVSVAEIVHYLYRPLVSYSRGPLMRVVIDYTQTIVRKHPYWNRTNGADHFIASCHDWAPEISRKKLGKKLFKNIIRVLCNANNSEEFNPSKDVSIPEIKVPYHLSQLHPINNHHHGHNHKTILAFFAGGSHGSIRKKLLDHWKDKDKEVQVHEYLPRGADYKALMGQSMFCLCPSGYEVASPRIVESINAGCVPVIVSDYYELPFSDVLDWSKFSLHVPSEKIAEIKNILKGVSYKKYSKMQRRVLQVQTHFQLNRPAKPFDVLHMILHSIWLRRLNIRLAN
- the LOC107615318 gene encoding probable LRR receptor-like serine/threonine-protein kinase At4g36180, with amino-acid sequence MDLCITLLLRWALGLVVCMMVVMVNDRNIGHACSEGERIALLKLKDAINDPNGTALPTWDSHNNNDCCDWERVICDNTTTNPRPVVTQLVLDKIRDVELANNAYWSLNASYLLPFSELQVLDLSWNYLTGVNGVIRLNNLQVLSLKGNPLTQVPSLDELPVVQMLDLSFTGLTNFHFLQEISTLSKLEVLDLGNNLLSGSLPGSIGNITSLQALSLSMNNLVGSLPTQGGLCKLKNLQHLDLSHNQFVGQIPLCFSNLTSLHVFDVAHNQFQGVFPSLFMSSLKSLSYVSLSNNYFRGSFSFSSLANHSNLEVFDLFSYNSQLKVETENPPFIPLFQLKVLRLSNCTLNEHTKGIPSFLLYQNDLRVIDLSYDSIIGRFPHLILINNTRLEVLDLGNNFLTGPLELNCTSRYQDMNTLDISHNPIKSEIPSCVGTIFQNLRVLNMSKSELHGVIPASMGHMALLMILDLSSNSLSGLLPAEFLEGVKSLEFLKLSKNNLFGPILSSKAELGQLRVLRLDNNRFTGEISDVFMNSSLLRVLDMSYNHLNGELPGWIGSFQQLSSLLLSQNNLQGVIPQELCKLNRLTYLDLSKNNFNGTLPSCFDMSKLRYLHLQGNQFSGPIPNALANSSLLLTLDLMNNKFSGEIPSWIGTFSNLRILLLKGNNLEGSIPTVMCQLRHISILDLSHNTFSGEIPSCLNDASSGLLDPLDNIIFGEYFIMFPIKFTKYISENLLHVDNGIDIQGLVSDEEQEVEFMSKSRLESYKGNILYYMSGIDLSCNMLTGAIPHQIGNLSSIHTLNLSNNHLSGPIPETFSNLKQVESLDLSHNKLVGHIPSKLVELYSLSIFSVAYNNLSGTTPETKYQFATFGESSYEGNPLLCGPPLQHSCTSISGGESVMHSDLHAEENEFRDNFMWSFAATFVVSFLGVIVIVYFNPYFVSRIFSCMYRII